The stretch of DNA ACAATTGCCAAATTTTAAACTATAGACCAGTTCCCAACCTTTTTTGGTTCGTTCAATGTGTATATCATTGCCATCACCATAAGGCAACACTTCTTCTATGGAGCCAATTCCCTTTTCTACAAAGAAACGCATCATTAAGGCGGGAATATTGATAGGCGTTCTAGACTGTAAAACCAAGGCAACTCGCTCTTCATCTATATGGACTAATTTAGAAATGCTTAAATCATGGGCTCTAATAATGGCATTAATTTGGCTATTTCCTGTGGTATCTTCCCGATGTTTTAACGGTTTTAACCAAGGGGCATCATGTTCTGCAATTAGGATAATTTTTTCTACATTGGGGACAGGAAAAGTTCGAATATAATACTGGTTGACCATTGTATCAACAGCGCTGTAATTACTGGTTCTTACTGCTACCATGGCATTGTAAATAGCTTGAACCAATTCTTCAGGGATCTGTACCGTTTGTTGAGAAATTCGCAACTCTTTATTTAATAGTCGGATAGAGATTCGTGCGGCATCTCTTTTGTAAATTTGTTTCATATATAGAGGCAGCCTAGAATCGTCTACAAAAAAAGTAGGCAAATTATCCAAAATAGATTTTTTGTGTTTTTTTAAGAAACGGGGTCTTGTGTGCCTGTTTTGGCTGTAATTATTTTCGGTGATTCCAAAAACAAAAAACAAAATAAAGAAATAGGAGATGTTAGGAAGTATTTTCATAATCGTCTTATTTTTAGTAACCAATTGGACAGAAATAGAATGACCGAGTAAAGTAATACATTCAATTATTCGCCAAATAAAAAAAGGTTATCACCGAATTCTCAATCTTTTTAAAAATTCTGTTTATTTCTATGAAAATTTGCGTTGGAAAACTTATATTATTACATCATGGATCAATTAAAAAAATAAGAATAATTACCAATTGATTCGCTGACAATTCTTTAGTACATAAAAAGGCTAAAGAACCAAAAAAACCTTGAGAAGTTTTACAACTACAATAGACTTTCTTAGCGTTGATGATTTGCTCATTTGAAACCTAATTGGTTTTGAGTTGGCAAATCACCAAAACGGAGACGACAATTTGTAAGCAATTAAGGTGTTTGTAGACCAATTTAATTTTTGTCCTAGAAAGAAGCTAACTTCGTGATGGCTAAGTAGTGCTTGTTTGGGATGGTTCAATCCTAGAACAAATGCTATCTTTTTATGCGATGCTAATCATTAGTTAGACCGCATTTTTACGAAGTAATGATGAAGTGGCAAATCATAATTTAAATAAAAAAACGGATGACCCCGAAAATAAGCATTACGATTCTTACAATTATATTAACTAGTTTTTTGATGTGCCAGTCGGACCGCCCCAACAGGGCCTTATTAGCCCGACAAAAAATAACACAGGATTCTATTGCAAAAGCAGAAGCAGCAGCTCGTTTATTAGCAGAAGAACATCGCAAAGCAGCAGAAGCTTGGGTTAATCAGGAAATGAGCAAAATGGATAAAAATGCTCGTTTGGGACAGTTGTTTATGGTGGGAGCTTATCCCCCCAAAGGAGCGAGTGACGAAAGAAAAATTTTACATGCTATTGATAGCCATAAAATTGGAGGAATAATATTTTTTAGAGGGCATCAAGATAGAATTGCACTATTGACCAACCGCTACCAAAAGCGTTCAAAAGTCCCTTTGATGATGGCAATGGATGCCGAATGGGGAACGAACATGCGAGTAAGTGCTGCGGTCAAATTTCCTCGTCAGTTGTTAATGGGAGCAATACAAAACAATGCTTTGATCTATGATTTTGGAAAGGCGGTTGCAAAAGAGTGCAAAGCCATGGGAATTCATGTGAATTTCGCACCTGTGGTAGATGTTAATAATAACCCTGCTAATCCTGTAATTGGAGATCGTTCGTTTGGCGAAAACCGAGAAAATGTCACCGCAAAATCATTTCAATACATTAGTGGTTTACAAGATCATGGGATAATGGCTTGCGCCAAGCATTTCCCAGGTCATGGAGATACAGATGTAGATTCGCACAAAGATCTGCCTGTTATTTATCACGACATGAAACGCCTAGATAGTATTGAGCTTTATCCTTTCAAAAATTTAGCACAACATGGAGTACAAAGCGTTATGGTCGCTCATTTGCATATTCCTGCCTTAGATTCTACGCCTAATTTGCCGATCACACTTTCTAAACCCGCTGTAACTGGATTACTCAAGGAAAAATTGGGCTTTAAAGGCTTGATTTTTACGGATGCTCTCAATATGAAAGGGGTAACCAAGCATTTTAAGGATGGGGAAACAGATTTAAAAGCATTGTTGGCAGGAAATGACATTCTTTTGGTAACACAAGACATTCCCAACGCTAAGAAACGAATTTACGAGGCCGTTGACAAAAAATTGATTAGCTGGGAAGAAATTGATCGCCGAGTGCGGAAAATTTTGCGGGCTAAATTTGAATTAGGATTAAATAACTACAAGCCTGTTAATGCAAATAATGTTGCGAGTCGCTTAAATGTTCAAGAAAATAAAGCGTTAAAACAAGAAATGGTCAGCCAAGCACTGACTTTGATTGATAAAAATTCTATTCTCCCTTTGGGCAAAAAACACGTAGCTTGTATAACGGTAGGAACAGGAAAAAGAGAAACAGATTTTACCAAAGAACTATCTCGGTATGGAATCAAACATCATCATTTTGCCAGAAATAAGGTTGCCCAAAACAGAATCCAGCAATTGGCAAAAAAAGATGTGGTGATTGTTGCGGTTCATAATATTGGAAAAAACATTAAAAACAATTTTGGAGTC from Aureispira anguillae encodes:
- a CDS encoding glycoside hydrolase family 3 N-terminal domain-containing protein, translating into MTPKISITILTIILTSFLMCQSDRPNRALLARQKITQDSIAKAEAAARLLAEEHRKAAEAWVNQEMSKMDKNARLGQLFMVGAYPPKGASDERKILHAIDSHKIGGIIFFRGHQDRIALLTNRYQKRSKVPLMMAMDAEWGTNMRVSAAVKFPRQLLMGAIQNNALIYDFGKAVAKECKAMGIHVNFAPVVDVNNNPANPVIGDRSFGENRENVTAKSFQYISGLQDHGIMACAKHFPGHGDTDVDSHKDLPVIYHDMKRLDSIELYPFKNLAQHGVQSVMVAHLHIPALDSTPNLPITLSKPAVTGLLKEKLGFKGLIFTDALNMKGVTKHFKDGETDLKALLAGNDILLVTQDIPNAKKRIYEAVDKKLISWEEIDRRVRKILRAKFELGLNNYKPVNANNVASRLNVQENKALKQEMVSQALTLIDKNSILPLGKKHVACITVGTGKRETDFTKELSRYGIKHHHFARNKVAQNRIQQLAKKDVVIVAVHNIGKNIKNNFGVAQGIQSAVRALSARTKVLVVNFGTPYALKNFPTAQAAVVAFNDESLTQKLTARAVAGALPFRGRLPVSASPQFQYGMGKDTEVQKMMYAASPESVGLSSKTLSRIDHIAAEMIQQKAAPGCQVLVVKDGQIAFHRTYGHYTYRRKKRVKLENVYDLASVTKVAATTISIMRLVDEGKLDINQPLSFYLPELRGTNKSRMTIKDVLLHRAGLKPWIPFYTKTLDDNKKPIMGRYYATEQQPDYQVRVAENLYFAASKTDSAIWQRIYEQDLRSQRNYKYSDLGFYLFSRLIKQVTGKTIDDYASETFYRPMGLTSTTFNPLRKGTPKDLVIPTEDDQYFRYQVVQGDVHDMGAAMLDGISGHAGLFSNAQDLAAIFQMLVNGGEYNGKRYLKEATVKKFTAKFSNQSRRGLGFDRKEESPKPKTSINVAYQASDLTFGHQGFTGIGAWGDPKNKIVYLFLSNRTFPSGENMTLIRRDIRSRMQEVVYDAILK